The following coding sequences are from one Streptomyces sp. NBC_01485 window:
- a CDS encoding MFS transporter, which translates to MGDTQPAIREAARRSGSQRRGAVVAALMLSMALAALDSTVVSTAVPQIVGDLGGFSVFSWLFSGYLLAVTVTLPVYGKLSDTFGRKPVLVAGTALFLLGSLLCALAWNMGALIAFRIVQGLGGGALQGTVQTLAADLYPLEERPKIQSKLSTVWAVSAVAGPGVGGVLAAYADWRWIFLVNLPIGAVALWLIVRHLHEPQREREPQAEHESQKEHVPQGEYESQGEYESQGESAARKAPRARVDWAGALAVFACGGVLLTALVQGGVAWPWLSGPSLALFAAGLALAGLVVVIERRAAEPIIPGWVWRRRTIAAVNLALGALGLLMVAPTVFLPTYAQAVLGLGPVTAGFVLSVWTLSWPLSAALSQHVYRRIGFRDTALLGIGAATLVLLAFPFLPYPGAAWQPTLLMLLLGAALGLFQLPLIVGVQSTVGWSERGTTTASVLFCRQTGQTIGAAMFGAVANGVLAARLGGTGDLDSLARDLDTGTAPEATRHAVADAVHAVYLGASGAAAVAFVVLLLLAPRRFPVRAE; encoded by the coding sequence GTGGGGGACACACAACCCGCGATACGCGAGGCCGCGCGGCGGAGCGGATCGCAGCGGCGGGGAGCGGTCGTCGCCGCGCTCATGCTGTCCATGGCGCTGGCCGCCCTCGACTCCACCGTCGTCTCCACGGCCGTCCCGCAGATCGTCGGCGACCTGGGCGGGTTCTCCGTCTTCTCCTGGCTGTTCTCCGGCTATCTGCTCGCCGTGACGGTCACCCTGCCGGTCTACGGCAAGCTCTCCGACACCTTCGGCCGCAAGCCGGTGCTGGTCGCCGGGACGGCGCTCTTCCTGCTCGGCTCGCTGCTGTGCGCGCTCGCCTGGAACATGGGCGCGCTGATCGCGTTCCGCATCGTGCAGGGCCTGGGCGGCGGGGCGTTGCAGGGCACGGTGCAGACGCTCGCCGCCGACCTGTACCCGCTGGAGGAGCGGCCGAAGATCCAGTCGAAGCTGTCCACGGTGTGGGCGGTCTCGGCGGTCGCGGGGCCGGGCGTGGGCGGGGTGCTCGCGGCCTACGCGGACTGGCGCTGGATCTTCCTCGTCAACCTGCCCATCGGGGCGGTGGCGTTGTGGCTAATCGTCCGTCATCTGCACGAGCCTCAAAGGGAACGTGAGCCCCAGGCAGAGCACGAGTCCCAGAAGGAGCACGTGCCCCAGGGGGAGTACGAGTCCCAGGGGGAGTACGAGTCCCAGGGGGAGTCCGCGGCGAGAAAGGCGCCACGCGCGCGTGTCGACTGGGCGGGCGCGCTGGCGGTGTTCGCGTGCGGCGGGGTGCTGCTGACCGCGCTGGTGCAGGGCGGGGTGGCCTGGCCGTGGCTGTCGGGGCCGTCGCTCGCCCTGTTCGCCGCGGGACTCGCGCTCGCCGGGCTCGTCGTCGTCATCGAACGGCGGGCCGCCGAGCCGATCATCCCCGGCTGGGTGTGGCGCCGCCGGACGATCGCGGCGGTCAACCTCGCGCTGGGCGCGCTGGGCCTGCTGATGGTGGCCCCGACGGTGTTCCTGCCGACGTACGCGCAGGCCGTCCTGGGCCTGGGACCGGTGACGGCCGGGTTCGTGCTGTCCGTCTGGACGTTGTCCTGGCCGCTGTCGGCGGCCCTCAGCCAGCACGTCTACCGGCGTATCGGCTTCCGCGACACCGCGCTGCTCGGCATCGGCGCGGCGACGCTGGTGCTGCTCGCGTTCCCGTTCCTGCCCTACCCCGGCGCGGCCTGGCAGCCGACGCTGCTGATGCTGCTGCTCGGCGCGGCGCTCGGCCTCTTCCAGCTCCCGCTCATCGTCGGCGTGCAGTCGACGGTGGGGTGGTCGGAGCGCGGGACGACGACCGCGTCCGTGCTGTTCTGCCGGCAGACGGGCCAGACGATCGGCGCGGCGATGTTCGGCGCGGTCGCCAACGGGGTACTGGCCGCGCGGCTGGGCGGCACGGGCGACCTGGACTCGCTCGCCCGCGACCTGGACACCGGCACCGCCCCCGAAGCGACCCGCCACGCGGTCGCCGACGCCGTGCACGCCGTGTACCTGGGCGCGTCCGGCGCGGCGGCCGTGGCGTTCGTCGTCCTCCTGCTGCTCGCCCCGCGCAGGTTCCCGGTACGGGCGGAGTGA
- a CDS encoding cellulose-binding protein, which yields MSSASVSAPGFVTVRRRGYRPEQVEAYTAALCADRDAAWERAARLTVLARQMEEEAERLREVVTGLVPQTYDSLGERARRILQLGLEEAADVRDSARRAACGQVADAETRALGVRQEAQEEADALRAEAEERARLRLLAARAEADEVRIGARREVKEYRGESLGALREVRRRTAGLLAEQDKEHAEQWTTAEREAAERAAALDARHAGSVTRAEATLSEAKQAFGEAEESARRSQEEAHARAAEILTEARAQEERTARETERLLGEHGERWDDVQAHMDHVRDSLAALTGRAPAE from the coding sequence ATGAGCAGCGCATCGGTGTCGGCGCCGGGGTTCGTGACCGTTCGCAGGCGCGGTTACCGGCCGGAACAGGTCGAGGCGTACACCGCCGCGCTCTGCGCCGACCGGGACGCCGCGTGGGAACGGGCCGCCCGGCTCACGGTGCTCGCCCGGCAGATGGAGGAGGAGGCCGAGCGGTTGCGCGAGGTCGTGACCGGGCTCGTACCGCAGACGTACGACTCCCTGGGGGAGCGCGCACGGCGCATTCTCCAGCTCGGGCTCGAAGAGGCGGCGGACGTCCGCGACAGCGCGCGGCGTGCGGCGTGCGGGCAGGTCGCGGACGCCGAGACGCGCGCCCTCGGTGTGCGCCAGGAGGCGCAGGAGGAGGCGGACGCGCTCCGCGCGGAGGCCGAGGAACGCGCCCGGCTGCGGCTGCTCGCCGCACGCGCCGAGGCCGACGAGGTCCGGATCGGCGCCCGGCGCGAGGTGAAGGAGTACCGCGGCGAGTCCCTGGGCGCGCTGCGCGAGGTGCGCCGGCGCACCGCCGGCCTCCTCGCCGAGCAGGACAAGGAACACGCCGAGCAGTGGACGACCGCGGAGCGCGAGGCGGCCGAGCGGGCCGCGGCCCTCGACGCGCGGCACGCCGGATCGGTGACCCGCGCGGAGGCGACGCTGTCCGAGGCGAAGCAGGCGTTCGGCGAGGCCGAGGAGTCCGCCCGGCGGAGCCAGGAGGAGGCACACGCGCGTGCCGCCGAGATCCTCACCGAGGCGCGCGCCCAGGAGGAGCGCACCGCGCGGGAGACGGAACGGCTGCTGGGCGAGCACGGCGAGCGCTGGGACGACGTCCAGGCCCACATGGACCACGTCCGCGACAGCCTGGCCGCGCTGACGGGGCGAGCGCCAGCGGAGTAG
- a CDS encoding SUKH-4 family immunity protein produces the protein MVTFAQAQERAEEWINGDVPAYQHREVRVREFGLGFVVWAEDRAEGPRSDGGAQRLVIARDSGEATLWPAVAVGEVIRRYEEEYGRPDAPADAAPAPAARVDLNQTSFLLSPPEWLQEAADKLGITEGRGLGSGSGSGSASGFGSGSGEGAGAPGGLDPSLPQTQAGVPMGPGAGSVPGAGAAAVPAAPVPPVGATPWAGTDTNGDAGDDRSVPLPATVFAPPLSGSDDEPMPPTAAPEAKTALMSGGSQLPRTAVSPALDDSGAPPSPLPSPPSGESSSYGYPQGPGAPGGPGGSSYGYPQGAGGPSVPGGAGGLGAPGGPGGSSYGYPQGAGGPSVPGGAGGLGAPGGPGGSSYGYPQGAGGSSAPGGPGAPARSLAPNASDIADAATSKAAPPPRRNRGAGAPPPPPGAPGMPGARPGNTPPPPPSGPGAPGTPAGGYVPTQLVSALGPEGLAGPGGPSGSAGPAGPGAGGAPQPPGPPNPPGAPSQPGAPNAPAGPNPPGGTPPGGVHHAATMLADPGRMGPPGAGGAPQPPQAPGAPGAPGAPGAPGAPGAPGMPGVPGVHGSPGGAQGAVHHAQTMLAGPPAGGPGVPPPPQAPGAPPGFPGAPGAPGMAPHAPGMAPGAPGMAPGAHQPPMPPPGAMPPPGGPVPGQPPGYGYPQQPGLPTVGPGYQAVLRYRAQDGSEQQLIRRSAPGTPHPEWQIFHELRAMNVPPDQVLELHTELESCELPGAYCARMIREQWPQARITSIAPYGTDHASRQQGMQQLLAHQGELHQVADGPARPAPVRAPLPPVQPVPPVPPEAIGQELAAVFGPSVFRFEQAAVSRQGVPPVVAHTLVVAGLPADMGPFFWAQAQPGRPVPTLAELAAERGVQPAPDAGSYLVMGSDFGKAVCVQYGTANIVAVPVEAGPGGAPVPPQFVNTGLPEFARCLALLGRMWRLRFGLNQEQAGRWTVDFQAQLASLDPAALGSPESWWSVLLEQMWDGLL, from the coding sequence ATGGTGACGTTCGCGCAGGCGCAGGAGCGCGCCGAAGAGTGGATCAACGGCGATGTGCCGGCGTACCAGCATCGTGAGGTGCGGGTACGGGAGTTCGGCCTCGGGTTCGTGGTGTGGGCGGAGGACCGTGCGGAGGGGCCGCGTTCGGACGGGGGCGCGCAGCGGCTGGTGATCGCCCGGGACAGCGGCGAGGCCACGTTGTGGCCCGCGGTGGCCGTGGGTGAGGTGATCCGCCGGTACGAGGAGGAGTACGGCCGTCCCGACGCCCCCGCCGACGCGGCGCCGGCGCCCGCGGCGCGGGTGGACCTGAACCAGACGTCGTTCTTGTTGTCGCCGCCGGAGTGGTTGCAGGAGGCGGCGGACAAGCTGGGGATCACGGAGGGGCGGGGGCTTGGTTCGGGCTCCGGCTCGGGTTCGGCTTCCGGTTTCGGTTCGGGTTCGGGCGAGGGTGCGGGTGCGCCCGGGGGGCTCGATCCCTCGCTTCCGCAGACGCAGGCCGGGGTGCCCATGGGTCCGGGTGCCGGGTCGGTGCCGGGTGCCGGTGCGGCCGCTGTTCCGGCGGCTCCTGTGCCTCCCGTCGGGGCGACGCCGTGGGCGGGTACGGACACCAACGGCGACGCCGGTGACGACCGTTCCGTCCCGTTGCCCGCGACCGTGTTCGCGCCGCCGCTGAGCGGTTCCGACGACGAGCCGATGCCGCCGACGGCAGCGCCGGAAGCCAAGACGGCGCTCATGTCGGGCGGCAGCCAACTCCCGCGTACGGCGGTTTCGCCCGCGCTCGACGATTCGGGCGCGCCGCCGTCTCCGCTGCCTTCTCCGCCGTCGGGCGAGTCGTCGTCGTACGGCTATCCGCAGGGGCCGGGTGCGCCTGGTGGGCCGGGTGGGTCCTCGTATGGGTATCCGCAGGGTGCGGGTGGTCCGTCGGTGCCGGGTGGTGCGGGCGGTCTGGGTGCGCCTGGTGGGCCGGGTGGGTCCTCGTATGGGTATCCGCAGGGTGCGGGTGGTCCGTCGGTGCCGGGTGGTGCGGGCGGTCTGGGTGCGCCTGGTGGGCCGGGTGGGTCCTCGTACGGGTATCCGCAGGGTGCCGGTGGTTCCTCGGCTCCGGGTGGTCCGGGTGCGCCTGCGCGGTCGCTCGCGCCGAACGCCAGTGACATCGCCGACGCCGCGACCAGCAAGGCGGCGCCGCCTCCGCGTCGTAACCGTGGCGCGGGGGCGCCGCCGCCTCCGCCGGGCGCGCCGGGGATGCCGGGTGCGCGGCCGGGGAACACGCCTCCTCCGCCGCCTTCGGGACCGGGGGCGCCCGGTACTCCGGCGGGCGGCTATGTGCCCACGCAGCTTGTGTCGGCCCTGGGGCCTGAGGGGCTGGCGGGGCCGGGAGGTCCGTCCGGTTCAGCAGGTCCGGCGGGGCCTGGGGCGGGGGGTGCGCCGCAGCCTCCCGGTCCGCCGAATCCGCCGGGTGCGCCGAGTCAGCCCGGTGCGCCGAACGCGCCCGCCGGTCCGAATCCGCCCGGGGGCACGCCTCCCGGCGGCGTTCACCATGCCGCGACGATGCTTGCCGACCCCGGTCGGATGGGGCCGCCCGGTGCGGGGGGTGCACCGCAGCCGCCGCAGGCTCCGGGTGCCCCTGGCGCTCCGGGTGCTCCCGGTGCCCCGGGTGCTCCCGGTGCCCCGGGTATGCCGGGTGTGCCCGGTGTGCACGGCTCCCCGGGGGGCGCGCAGGGTGCCGTTCACCACGCGCAGACCATGCTGGCCGGGCCTCCGGCCGGTGGCCCCGGTGTGCCTCCGCCGCCGCAGGCTCCCGGCGCTCCTCCCGGTTTCCCGGGCGCTCCGGGCGCGCCCGGTATGGCTCCGCACGCCCCTGGCATGGCTCCGGGCGCCCCCGGTATGGCCCCCGGCGCTCACCAGCCCCCGATGCCGCCGCCCGGTGCGATGCCGCCGCCGGGTGGGCCTGTGCCGGGGCAGCCGCCCGGGTACGGGTACCCGCAGCAGCCGGGGTTGCCCACGGTCGGACCGGGTTATCAGGCCGTGCTGCGCTACCGCGCGCAGGACGGTTCGGAGCAGCAGTTGATCCGGCGCTCCGCGCCGGGGACACCGCACCCGGAGTGGCAGATCTTCCACGAGCTGCGGGCGATGAACGTGCCGCCGGACCAGGTGCTGGAGCTGCACACGGAGCTGGAGTCGTGCGAGCTGCCGGGCGCGTACTGCGCGCGGATGATCCGGGAGCAGTGGCCGCAGGCGCGGATCACGAGCATCGCGCCGTACGGCACGGACCACGCGAGCCGGCAGCAGGGCATGCAGCAACTCCTCGCCCACCAGGGCGAGTTGCACCAGGTCGCCGACGGGCCGGCCCGTCCGGCGCCGGTGCGTGCGCCGTTGCCTCCCGTGCAGCCGGTGCCGCCGGTTCCGCCGGAGGCGATCGGGCAGGAGCTGGCGGCGGTGTTCGGGCCGTCGGTGTTCCGGTTCGAGCAGGCCGCGGTGTCCCGGCAGGGCGTGCCGCCGGTCGTGGCGCACACGCTGGTCGTGGCGGGGCTGCCGGCCGACATGGGGCCCTTCTTCTGGGCGCAGGCCCAGCCGGGCCGTCCGGTGCCGACGCTGGCGGAGCTGGCGGCCGAGCGGGGTGTGCAGCCGGCCCCGGACGCGGGCTCGTACCTCGTCATGGGCAGCGACTTCGGCAAGGCGGTCTGCGTGCAGTACGGGACGGCGAACATCGTCGCCGTGCCCGTGGAGGCGGGGCCGGGCGGTGCGCCCGTACCGCCGCAGTTCGTGAACACCGGGCTGCCGGAGTTCGCGCGCTGCCTGGCGCTGCTCGGGCGGATGTGGCGGCTGCGGTTCGGGCTGAACCAGGAGCAGGCGGGGCGCTGGACCGTCGACTTCCAGGCGCAGTTGGCCTCGCTGGACCCGGCGGCGCTCGGTTCGCCGGAGAGCTGGTGGTCGGTGCTGCTGGAGCAGATGTGGGACGGGCTGCTGTGA